The Rhododendron vialii isolate Sample 1 chromosome 5a, ASM3025357v1 genome contains a region encoding:
- the LOC131327711 gene encoding uncharacterized protein LOC131327711 → MARGNEDGAVGGGEGMEVIGQEVTVGATVVAVEGNGGGAGAEPSGGDATAGATVVAAAGDPGVAGGSSVAVAAGEGAEVAAVEGSVSGDEGSGSGVRGSGSGVGGSGRPLTPTVEELFAAAEQASDGGIADLGGEEVVVGQFSETPVLRTTTVLEPRSGDSGIGSSRPVPFADGDFLEDAEPRDVLDALGLDSVVAVVLTDASTPEDRASASLLGALLSGAGSGAQEVVVPEAEALGGDRVDAEAAAEVRVTAVDEAKAYLEGRRAYLARERPEFTPATYAPRLHFFEPVGMTAYVPGYADYPEEMLLWDRASHISSGSVTRTTDVYGHGGSASSLAHFRALPERVQALVEAAGFGPFVQLLTCWRRGGVNTFHFRFGEMTVTPLDFAAITGLRVGGDPIPYDSSLVLDDAALKWFLGRVPRHSGGMAAYGQFVEYWDHEPATDEEAAQMARAYLLYLFGASLFPNKCSRVHLCYLAGLVDLGQAGRFDWGGAALCTLYCLLGAASRGVGDTVGGYWRVFELWAYEVLGMFPPENTCTDSNLLSRGLAWGKAYRRAKERRGEVMTFRRWLDNLTGVVSLGLPAFVVPGLLPPRGQRTESYTHAELELFTVPDTDLERHL, encoded by the exons ATGGCGAGGGGGAACGAGGACGGGGCAGTCGGCGGCGGCGAAGGGATGGAGGTCATCGGTCAGGAGGTCACCGTTGGTGCCACGGTGGTGGCAGTTGAGGGGAATGGCGGTGGCGCAGGGGCGGAGCCCAGCGGCGGGGACGCCACGGCCGGTGCCACGGTGGTGGCGGCTGCTGGTGACCCGGGGGTCGCTGGAGGGAGTTCAGTGGCGGTCGCTGCCGGTGAGGGTGCAGAGGTGGCAGCAGTGGAGGGCTCCGTCAGCGGGGACGAAGGTTCGGGCAGTGGAGTCAGGGGTTCGGGCAGTGGAGTCGGGGGTTCGGGCAGGCCTCTTACCcctaccgtggaggagttgTTTGCGGCTGCTGAGCAGGCGAGCGACGGGGGGATAGCCGACCTCGGTGGTGAGGAGGTAGTTGTCGGACAGTTCAGCGAGACGCCGGTGCTGAGGACGACGACGGTGTTGGAGCCGAGGAGTGGGGATAGCGGGATCGGGTCCTCACGCCCTGTTCCGTTCGCGGACGGGGACTTCCTAGAGGACGCGGAGCCCCGGGATGTCTTGGACGCGCTTGGTCTCGACTCTGTGGTTGCAGTGGTGCTGACGGACGCTAGCACGCCTGAGGACCGGGCTTCGGCGTCGCTTTTAGGGGCTTTACTAAGCGGAGCGGGCTCGGGCGCCCAAGAGGTGGTTGTACCGGAGGCGGAGGCATTGGGAGGGGATAGGGTGGATGCCGAGGCGGCTGCTGAAGTACGGGTTACCGCGGTAGACGAGGCGAAAGCCTACTTGGAGGGGCGGCGAGCCTACCTGGCGAGGGAGCGGCCCGAGTTCACTCCGGCTACGTATGCTCCTCGACTACACTTCTTTGAGCCTGTGGGGATGACGGCTTACGTCCCCGGCTACGCTGACTACCCTGAGGAGATGCTCCTCTGGGACCGAGCTTCACACATCTCCTCTGGCTCGGTCACG cGCACGACGGACGTGTACGGCCACGGGGGCTCAGCCAGCTCACTGGCGCACTTCAGggccttgcctgagagggtgcaAGCACTGGTGGAGGCAGCAGGGTTTGGACCCTTTGTACAACTGCTAACA TGCTGGCGGAGAGGTGGTGTCAATACCTTCCACTTCCggttcggggagatgacagtgacgccacTCGACTTCGCGGCGATCACAGGGCTCAGAGTTGGAGGAGACCCGATCCCTTACGACTCGAGTCTGGTGCTGGACGACGCGGCTCTGAAGTGGTTCCTCGGGCGAGTGCCACGCCACAGCGGGGGGATGGCAGCTTACGGGCAGTTcgtggagtactgggaccacgaGCCTGCGACCGACGAGGAGGCGGcccagatggcccgggcatacttgctatacttgttcggggcttctCTGTTCCCGAACAAGTGCAGCCGGGTGCACCTGTGCTATCTAGCGGGCTTGGTCGACTTGGGACAGGCAGGacgcttcgactggggaggtgctgctctGTGCACGCTCTACTGTCTCCTTGGAGCTGCTTCTCGCGGGGTTGGAGACACAGTTGGAGGGTACTGGCGGGTGTTTGAG ctttgggcttacgaggttctcGGGATGTTCCCACCCGAGAATACTTGTACGGACTCGAACTTACTCTCACGCGGCTTAGCCTGGGGTAAGGCGTACCGGAGAGCAAAGGAGCGACGAGGAGAGGTGATGACTTTCCGGCGCTGGCTGGACAACCTGACAGGGGTTGTG TCACTTGGTCTTCCAGCGTTCGTGGTTCCCGGGCTGCTTCCTCCACGCGGGCAGAGGACTGAGTCCTACACTCATGCTGAGCTTGAGCTGTTCACCGTGCCGGACACGGATCTGGAGAGGCACCTGTGA